From one Planococcus citri chromosome 3, ihPlaCitr1.1, whole genome shotgun sequence genomic stretch:
- the LOC135841825 gene encoding major facilitator superfamily domain-containing protein 12-like: MTDEKIENEISEFAKKLQENENEPLLSREKNQQIPRNLSTLQKLSFGLGHVINDILGVLWFSYALIFLQIVARIPPTISALLMFLGQFTDAAATPFIGILIDKFGSKKRWNAAGVILIASSFPFIFHNWNDALWYMPFYYILPIIIFQIGWATVQISHLSMIPDMTIFLQERAELTSLRYIIFVCSNITIYIVAYFILQESKMGALIEPRDGWKFEVVAIIAVSIGVICSIFFQSALKVPPTQKKSKSAFNTAIQTWRKLYEICSSSKLYLVAFIHTTSRLFHSLNLTYIPFLINETNMKNSGILAGAPFFNFTAALLSSVIVNLLSKKYVNNKIMFTAGTTFALLSCVCVYLDPSNSDDAGYIYSASVFCGIGSAMTVITSLCIAANYIGKDTEYGAFIYGLITFSDKILTGLIIFSIESLKSSNIISSEHYYKFVLTFVNATLTMLGYIFLLLLPSSVCYST, translated from the exons atgactgatgaaaaaatagaaaatgaaattagcgAATTTGCCAAGAAATTACAGGAGAATGAAAACGAGCCACTtctttcgagagaaaaaaatcaacaaattccGCGAAATCTGAGCACACTGCAAAAGCTTTCGTTTGGTTTGGGACATGTAATAAATGATATTTTAGGAGTGTTGTGGTTTTCGTACGCTTTGATTTTCTTACAAATCGTAGCTCGGATTCCACCTACTATTTCAGCACTTTTGATGTTCttag GACAATTCACGGATGCAGCTGCAACACCTTTTATTGGCATACTGATAGATAAATTCGGAAGTAAAAAGCGATGGAACGCAGCTG GAGTAATTTTAATTGCTTCAAGTTTCCCGTTTATATTCCACAATTGGAATGACGCGTTATGGTACATGCCATTTTATTACATTCTTCctataatcatttttcaaataggaTGGGCCACCGTTCAAATATCTCATTTATCAATGATTCCAgacatgacaatttttttacaagaaaggGCCGAGCTCACAAGTttacg atacataatttttgtttgttcaaATATTACAATTTACATCGTGGCGTACTTCATATTACAAGAATCAAAAATGGGCGCTCTAATTGAACCAAGAGATGGATGGaaatttgaa GTAGTCGCTATCATTGCAGTTTCTATCGGAGTGATTTGTTCGATATTTTTCCAATCCGCTCTGAAAGTTCCTCCGAcgcagaaaaaatcaaaatccgctTTCAATACAGCTATACAAACTTGGCGAAAATTATACGAGATTTGCAGTTCTTCTAAATTATATTTAGTCGCATTTATTCACACGACCAGCAGATTATTTCACTCGTTGAATTTAACTTATATTCCTTTTCTAATAAATGAaacgaatatgaaaaattctggTATTTTAGCTGGAGCCCCATTCTTCAACTTCACAGCTGCTTTGTTATCTTCGGTGATCGTTAATCTGCTATCTAAGAAATATGTCAATAATAAG ATCATGTTTACTGCTGGTACAACATTCGCTCTTCTTAGCTGCGTCTGTGTGTATTTAGATCCCAGTAACTCGGATGATGCAGGCTATATTTACAGTGCTTCGGTATTCTGCG GTATTGGAAGCGCAATGACTGTGATAACGAGTCTTTGTATAGCAGCGAATTATATAGGAAAAGATACCGAATACGGCGCTTTTATATACGGACTCATAACATTTTCCGATAAAATCCTCACCGGCTTGATTATATTCTCGATTGAAAGTTT aAAAAGCTCAAATATTATTTCTTCCGAACACTATTATAAGTTCGTGTTAACATTCGTGAATGCAACTTTAACAATGCTGGGAtacatttttctacttcttttgccatcatcagtttgtTATTCAACTTAA